Part of the Paenibacillus sp. FSL R7-0273 genome is shown below.
GGACACCCGGCTTAACAGGGGCTCTCGATGAGGACATCCGTAAGATCAGGACTGCGCTTGGCGGAAGCCCGGATCTGAAGGTGCGGAAAATACTGGTCGGAAAAGAGCATCCCATACAGGCAGCAGCAGTTCATATCAGCGGTCTGGCGGATGCAACTGCCGTCAATGAGTTCGTTATCGGCTCGTTACTGGCAGACCAGCCCTCCTGGCTGCCGGAAGAGACAGGCAGCCAGGAGGCATTTCCCGCACGGCTGGTTCAAAGAGTATTAGAGCTTGGCGACGCCCAGGTCACAGATGAATGGAATGATCTGCTGCTGGCCGTGCTATCAGGTGATACGGCTGTTCTCGCAGACGGATACACAAGTGCGGTTATCTGCGATACCAAAGGCGGCGAGACGCGCGCTGTAGAAGAGTCTTCCTCACAGATGGTAGTCCGCGGGCCGAAGGACGGTTTCGTGGAATCCGTGGCTACCAACATTTCTTTGATCCGGCGGCGGATTAAATCACCTAAGCTGCGGCTGGAGTATACCAAAATCGGTACAGAAACCCAGACGCATGTAGCGATGCTGTATATGAAGGAGATAGCCGGGGAAGATCTGGTGGCAGAGGCAAGACGCCGGCTGAACAAGATATCCATTGATGAGGTGCTGGAATCGGGCTTTATTGAAGAGCTGATTCAGGACAAGACGTTTACGCCGTTTCCGACCATTTATAATTCAGAGCGCCCGGACGTGGCAGCAGGGAATCTGCTGGAAGGACGTGTTGTCATTATCGTTGACGGTACACCGTTCGTGCTGATTCTTCCGGCGGTATTCACCCAGTTTTTCCAGTCTGCAGAAGACTACTCGCAACGCTTTGACATTGCAATTCTGATGCGGCTTGTCCGGTATGTAAGCTTCATCGTCCTGCTGCTTGGCCCGTCAGTATACATCGCACTTACAACCTATCATTACGAGATGATTCCGACTACCCTGCTTATTAATCTGCTCTCACAGCGGGAAACGGTGCCGTTCCCTGCCTTTGTGGAGGCCCTTCTGATGGAGGGGGCCTTTGAAATTCTGCGCGAGGCCGGGGTACGGATGCCGCGTGTCATCGGACAGACGGTTTCGGTGGTCGGGGCGCTCATTCTCGGCTCAGCGGTTGTAGAGGCCGGTATTATAACTCCCATTATGGTCATCGTTATCGCTCTGACCGGCATTGCCAGCTTTGCGATTCCTGCATACAACATGGCGATAGCCGGCCGGATTATCCGCTTCGGGTTCCTGCTCCTGGGCGGAATGTTCGGCTTCTACGGCATTACGCTTGGTCTTATTGTGCTGGTGGCGCATATGAACAGCCTGCGTTCATTCGGGATTCCGTATCTGTCCCCCTTTGTCCCGTTATCTGTGAAAGGGCAGAAGGATACCATCCTCCGACTTCCGCTCTGGCTGATGGGCAGGGGAAAATCAGCAGCTCAGCTAAGGGCGGAGCAGCCGGAATACAAACGTGTAACAACCGGGCATGAAGCGGGACTGGCTCCGCTTATCCGGAATAACACAACTGCACGCAGGCCAGAGGATAAGGTGGGGCATCATGAAGAGGAGTAAACCTGGGCTGTGCCCGTTTATCATAATGCTGCTGGTAATTCCCCTTCTTTTAACCGGCTGCTGGGACAGCGTCGAGCTTAACCGGCGGGCCATCGTGTCAGGTGTAGCCATCGACAGGGGAGAGGGTGAGGCCGAAAAATATGTCCTTTCCTTTCAGGTTATTGTTGCTGAGGAAATTTCCGGGGAAAATGCGCGCGGAATCTCGCCGGTCGCTTTATACACCGGTAAAGGCCGCACAATGTTTGAGGCGCTGGCCAATGCGTCCCGTCAGACCGCCCGTTTCCTCTCGCTTGCCCATGTCAGAGTGCTGGTGGTTTCCGAAAAGCTGGCACGGGAGGGGATCAAGGACATGATGGATGTGCTCGAGCGGGAAAGTGATACCAGGCTGACCAGTCTGGTGTTTGTCGCCAAGGACCAGGCTGCCCGGGATATTCTGTCAACGATGACTGTGTTCAGCAAAATACCGGCTAATGATCTGGTGGAGAAGCTGGATACGACCTCTAAGCAGTTCGGCTATAACTTCCGTTTGGAGGTAGATGATGTCATCAGGGGGATTCAGCTCAGAGGGGGAGGGCCGGTTATTAACGGCGTTACTACTGACGGGACCCGTGAAGGCGCGGATACGAATGACAATATGAAGACGATCGCGCCGCATGCTGTCATTAAGGTGACAGATCTTGCCGCCTTTAAGGACGACCGGCTGAAGGGCTGGCTGACGGGGGATGCGGCTCTGGGTACTGCGCTTTTGCACAATAAAATCAAGGGCTATCCGGCAGTCATCCGGCATCCCCATGAAGGCTATATTACGTTTGACGTGTATCAGTCACAGGTAGAGCTTAGTGTCGAGGGGGCAGACCCGGAGCATCCGGTGTTCATTGTAAAAATCAGCCAGCAGGCGGCAATTAAGGAGAGTCCCAATACACTGAATCTGACCTCCCCGAATACACTTCAGGCTCTGTCGCAGATCCTTATAAAAGATTCCAGGCAGAAAATGAAGACTGCGATAGAGGCAGCCAAGAAATACAACAGTGATTACATCGGTTTTGGGCAATTAATGGAGCGCAGCAATCCGCGGGGCTGGAAAAAGGTTAAGGATCACTGGGAGGACATCTTTATCCATTGTGAATACAGAATCGATGCGGATGCCGTTATCCGGCACACCGATATGCGGAATAACTCTTTTCAGGTGAATCCTTAGAAACGGGGGAGGTGTATTATGGGAAAAGTGAAGATAGGTCTGCTGCAGTTTTTCAGTATCACGCTGCTGTTTGAGCTGGGAACATCGCTGGTAGTCAATCTGGGGATGGCTGCCGGAAGAGATGCCTGGCTGTCCATACTTATTGGCTGCGCAGCCGGCCTGCTAATGTTCTGGGGGTACGCCTATCTGTACAGAAAGCATC
Proteins encoded:
- a CDS encoding Ger(x)C family spore germination protein; its protein translation is MKRSKPGLCPFIIMLLVIPLLLTGCWDSVELNRRAIVSGVAIDRGEGEAEKYVLSFQVIVAEEISGENARGISPVALYTGKGRTMFEALANASRQTARFLSLAHVRVLVVSEKLAREGIKDMMDVLERESDTRLTSLVFVAKDQAARDILSTMTVFSKIPANDLVEKLDTTSKQFGYNFRLEVDDVIRGIQLRGGGPVINGVTTDGTREGADTNDNMKTIAPHAVIKVTDLAAFKDDRLKGWLTGDAALGTALLHNKIKGYPAVIRHPHEGYITFDVYQSQVELSVEGADPEHPVFIVKISQQAAIKESPNTLNLTSPNTLQALSQILIKDSRQKMKTAIEAAKKYNSDYIGFGQLMERSNPRGWKKVKDHWEDIFIHCEYRIDADAVIRHTDMRNNSFQVNP
- a CDS encoding spore germination protein; translated protein: MNGRRQSPASQNKEEGLSGPESGTPGLTGALDEDIRKIRTALGGSPDLKVRKILVGKEHPIQAAAVHISGLADATAVNEFVIGSLLADQPSWLPEETGSQEAFPARLVQRVLELGDAQVTDEWNDLLLAVLSGDTAVLADGYTSAVICDTKGGETRAVEESSSQMVVRGPKDGFVESVATNISLIRRRIKSPKLRLEYTKIGTETQTHVAMLYMKEIAGEDLVAEARRRLNKISIDEVLESGFIEELIQDKTFTPFPTIYNSERPDVAAGNLLEGRVVIIVDGTPFVLILPAVFTQFFQSAEDYSQRFDIAILMRLVRYVSFIVLLLGPSVYIALTTYHYEMIPTTLLINLLSQRETVPFPAFVEALLMEGAFEILREAGVRMPRVIGQTVSVVGALILGSAVVEAGIITPIMVIVIALTGIASFAIPAYNMAIAGRIIRFGFLLLGGMFGFYGITLGLIVLVAHMNSLRSFGIPYLSPFVPLSVKGQKDTILRLPLWLMGRGKSAAQLRAEQPEYKRVTTGHEAGLAPLIRNNTTARRPEDKVGHHEEE